Genomic window (Shewanella psychropiezotolerans):
TTTATTAAACTTAATTGTTCTTCACTGAGTGAAAACTTACTCGAAAGTGAGCTCTTTGGCCATGATGCCGGTGCTTTTACTGGCGCAAATAAAAAGCATGAGGGTCGATTTGAGCGCGCCGATGGCGGTAGCTTGTTTCTCGATGAACTCGCTAATACTTCTGGGCTGATCCAGGAAAAATTGCTTCGCGTAATAGAGTACGGTGAATTTGAGCGAGTAGGTGGCAGTAAAACAGTACGAACAGATGTCAGGTTAATCTGCGCGGCTAACGAAGATCTTCCCACCTTAGCCGAAGCCGGTGAATTTAGAGCCGATTTACTCGACAGATTGGCCTTTGATGTGATCACCTTGCCTCCTCTGCGTCACAGGCAGGAAGATATCATGACCTTAGCCGAATACTTTGCCATAGGAATGGCAAGGCAACTAAAGCATGAGCTATTTCCCGGCTTCAACCCCAGAGCGATACAACAACTGATGGATCATAACTGGCCGGGTAACATACGAGAGCTTAAAAACGTGGTGGAGAGAAGCGTCTATCGAAACCCTGACACCGAAACGCCTATTACCAATATCGTGGTCGACCCTTTTGCCTCCCCCTATCGCCCTACAACAAGAGTGAAGACACGCGAGAGACAACATCTGGCTAGCAACCAAGCTCCGGTTGCGAGCAGCGATGCAGTGTCATCGGACTCAGCTGAACTCAGCTGTGACCAAATAACCTTCCCCATTGATTTTAAAGAACATTGTGAAAGTTTGGAAGTCTCACTTCTAAAACAAGCATTAGAGGCGGGTCAATTTAATCAAAAGAAAACCGCCGAACTTTTAAACTTAAGTTATCACCAATTACGCGGCATTTTAAAAAAATACAACTTACTCGATAAAACTTAATACGCCTTAATAACATATGTTCATTGCTCATCGACGATCAGCACTGCTAAAATGGCCACCAAAGCCCTGA
Coding sequences:
- the pspF gene encoding phage shock protein operon transcriptional activator; translation: MANQFQQDNLIGQSNALLEVLEHVSQIAPLSKPVLIIGERGTGKELIAERLHFLSTRWDQSFIKLNCSSLSENLLESELFGHDAGAFTGANKKHEGRFERADGGSLFLDELANTSGLIQEKLLRVIEYGEFERVGGSKTVRTDVRLICAANEDLPTLAEAGEFRADLLDRLAFDVITLPPLRHRQEDIMTLAEYFAIGMARQLKHELFPGFNPRAIQQLMDHNWPGNIRELKNVVERSVYRNPDTETPITNIVVDPFASPYRPTTRVKTRERQHLASNQAPVASSDAVSSDSAELSCDQITFPIDFKEHCESLEVSLLKQALEAGQFNQKKTAELLNLSYHQLRGILKKYNLLDKT